TTTGTCGGTTGGTCCGAGTGGTCACAAACCTATGCCTCAAATATCCGGTGAAACACTTTCTGCATATGTCCGTTTACTGATTGTAAGTATtcgttattttgaaatttacatttacatatttatacttgtTTAAATTTCCGTGatgtttatcaattttattttcaggCCGAAAAGCAAGGCGAACTTCCTTCCATTTCCATATTTTCTAGGTAACTCATAAGAACTGGAGTGGAGCCTTCGTTAATGCTAGATCAAAAAAACAACAATGATGCCATGACATGGATCCAAGAGCATCAGGCTCAGATTTCTCAGCAGTCTGAATATGGTACTCACATTCTTTTTCCATACCGAAATTAGACAAGTTTTGCAAAGTCGTATACAATCACTCAAATATCTCTTTTAAACTTGATTGAtattattactaatattttcatataattttgtatttaaaaatacagaCAATTGGATTGGAATCAATCAACGAATTTCATAGGGTCACCTCTTCCTATGTTCGTAGAGGTGATGATCTGGCTCAACTCTGAACGGAGTTGACAGATGCACATAACGAGATTTCATCAATAAGGATTGAGCATCAAGCAACGTGCCAACAGTTGTAAAccatgaaaattatgtttgccATACATGTGGATGGACTTGAAAGCTACTCGAGCTCTAGAGATTATacgtaaaaatattaatatcatcATACAACCAACTTTGGAGGAGCAAGCTGCCCTGGAACGAATAACGGATAAAGCGGTTCGAAAGAGTTCTTCAACGACGTTGATTTGAAATAGTTTCTATattgttatttgttttataatttctattaaaaaatccATTTTATTTCTGtcttatttttacatttatttttaattattataatatattaatttaattattattgtattttattaaagGTATACATTTATAAGTTAATTCTTTGTTAACTTCACAATTAATTAACATTGAATTAAAACAAATCTTTcgtaatctcttatatattaattgagaaacactACAACATTATTTTGTAGCCACTTGTCACCATGAGAATAAAATTcagaattcttagaaaaataggttggtccatcttaacttatattatattttttattaaactaactattaaattgataaatagtgtacaaaagaatattctcgcattttccttaaataaatctacggaattgcctaatatgattaacgtatatatgacaatcaatgattatgaataataaatatttgataatgatttttgtatcttagctcgtttttgtttaatttcatattattaaaagatattaaacaactatattaattatataataaaaatattaaatttttttcttatatgttatattttaaatttttaaaacgactataaattactaaaaacattaaatgtctcacactaaaattttgtgatcaatggtttaactttttggtaataacaaaatacaaatgatcataaatcttataaatatgaagtctcatttactagacattcattttatatattaatataatttaatattaaactatgtaaaatataaaaatacttaaatatgataatttctaaatttttattgaaaatttattaaaaccttaatattttaattttaaaatttgcattaaaaaaatcgcacattagaaattttgtgtttatcatatgaatatgaattctcaataataaatatttatattaaaatatactatatatctatatcaATGTCattgaaattaaattatataccatataaaataaataaaatgattgttttgatttatttactaaaaaaatatagtaaataaacaagatgtattatttttatttatgtctttactttaatttaattatatacataatatataaatgaatacaaataaataataatagataaaaatagttttatatataacattcatcctGCGCAATTGCCCGGGTCTTAAGCTAGTTCATTGTTAACTTAACAACAAATTAACATTGACTGTCGCAGTTAATTTATTGCTAATTTAACAACAATAATAAACATCCACGATTTAAAGTCTTATATTGTAAGTCAAAGTTACGAAGATAGTTTCAGCGCaaaatttatatctaatttACGATGAATATATTTACGACAAAATAACGACGTATCATGGACCTTGCAACTTAAGTATGTACGACGATCTTTCAATAACTATGTGCACTTAACGATGAAATTACATTCCTTGTTATTTAGTTGTAGACCAGATGTCTTTTTTAGATTTGTACAGACTTAGACAACTTTAGGAAATACGAGATGGATTTTGGTTGAAGAAATTCTTGCCACATTTTTTCTCATTGTTGGCCAGTGTACGAGATATTATTCTCCCTCGAGATGTATTCAAGAGATCAAGTTTTGAAATAATTCagagtttaataaaatattaagggTGTTAAACAGTATTGGCCAAGTTTGTAGGCTAAACCAGGAACTGCATTGCCtttaaaaataagagaaaacaaaagattttgttCTTGCTTTAAGGTATGTGAAAAATTGTcttatctttttgtttaattatccGTTAACAGTTCAATTTATATTCTCAAGATTATATTGGAGCTATTGACTGCattactcaatatatatatatatatatatgtattatatatgtttaattaagaTAGgttacttaattataagtttgagttttatttatatttcacattaaaaatatttcatgaaAATTTTATCTCGCAAACTGTGGGTACATAAACAAGATAAATTTTAGAGCTCTATTTCGTAGTACGCATAATCATATGAAATAATTTACTGGAGAAGGCATTGATCGAAGAAATAAATAAGAATTATTCAACCATCGTCATTCTTGTTTGAGAAATATCATCAAAAGGATTTTGGGTATTTTCAAATCAAGATTTCTTATATTCAAATTCGCTCCTAGTTTTTCATAAATGACACAAGCAGAGCAAGTGCTTGTATCTGCTGCATTGCATAACTTTTTCCGTCAGAAGTGTCGGCCAGATGAGTTTCTTCCAGAAGAAACATCTGATGAACAAAATGTTACTCAATTAAGTAGTAATGGTTATCAATTTCTTGGCGAACAAGAACAACAAAGAGAACATGCTACTGAATAGAGAACAACCAATGCTTCAAATATGTGGAATGATGGTACTAGTGGATCTCAACGGTGAAATATGCCTGAGTAAGTTAACATTTTtatgtgtttaattttatagTTGACAATAATAGTGAAATCTCACAATGTATTTTTAGGTGTGAGATGATTTATGGCATTGTTGGCATGATATTAAAAACACACATTCGTCTGTCACAATAAAGTCAAAATTGCAGTCaagtatttgtaattttttttcatgcTTTTTTCGAAATTGATTACACTTTTTTGCGTGGTTTCGATAAATTGTTGtgagaaaatgttttttaatgATCTTAGgaaatcaatttttattttctttaaaattctaccaAATTAATCTCCTATCAAAAGCTCTATCAAATTCcttaaaatccaaacaaatttaGCTAAATTCCATCAAATCTgaaatccttaaaaaaattcaaatcccTAATCAAATAAGCCCTTTAATATATTTGAACCTATACTTAAGTACCAAatggttatatatttaaaaagatcCAACAGTTAATTCAACAAAATAAACTTTACATAAATTTTTATCCCTTTCGTAATTTGTTAAAATATGATAATCTACTTACAAGGTTGTCATTTTATTCAGATAATAGTCcatagttatttacaaaataaactttacaaaaaaataacgACCAATCACAATGCTGATACTGATTCAGCTAAAGTAACTGAGCCCACGGAATTCACCCCACCAAACCTCTCCCAAAATATCAAGAtattgaagaaaagaaaatgtataCGTGACACTACTTTACAAAGGCTATATAAACCCTAGACTAGCACAAGGTTCCATCCAACACAAACACATACATCTACTTATTAACCATGAAGCTTCATGGACTAGCCTTGATAGGTTTTCTAATTGCCGTGGTGAGTTGCAAAGCTATTGAGGAATGCCGAGAGAACGAGCCATTCACATGTGGAAACACTGATCAGTTAAGCAGTAAAAGTTTCCCAAAAGACTTCATATTCGGTGTTGCTTCTGCTGCTTACCAGGCATGTTACAAATCAACAATTTTTGACGTAGAAaaccatttaaaatattaaatccaACGTTGCATGGTTGTTTCTTATTATTGTAGGTGGAAGGGGGCAGAGGACGTGGTCTTAACGTTTGGGATGGCTTCACTCACCGATACCCAGGTATATCATCTACAtggtacatatatatacatatgtacaaCTCTTATCATTCTTAGTATAAAATGTATCTGTTTACTATCAGAGAAGGGAGGATCCGATCATGGGAATGGAGACACTACTTGTGAGTCATATACGAGATGGCAGGTTAGTTCCTCACTGAGTCATATACCAGATGGCAGGTTAATTTCTCATTTCCTCACTATATATAATGATATCCGAGTGCGTGTGTAAACTGCAGAAAGATATAGACATCATAGACGAACTCAATGCTACTGGCTACAGATTCTCATTTGCCTGGTCAAGAATCATTCCAAGTATGAACACATAAACAATCTATTTATACAAAAGAATTCTCGTAATTTGATTGTGATTGTTGGGAAGATTAAATATATGATATGTATACATGAGCAGAAGGAAAGGTGAGTAGGGGAGTGAACAAAGGAGGTATCGAATACTACCACAAACTTCTAGATGGCCTCATCGCTAAGAATATAACCCCTTTTGTTACCCTCTATCACTGGGACCTTCCTCAAACACTGCAAGATGAGTATGAAGGTTTCTTGAACCGCACCGTCATGTATGTCATTTGGGCCGCGTTCTTAGCAAGGAatataagaagaaaaacatatatacataagTGATCTCATGTTAATGATTTGATTCTATGCTATGCACAGAGATGACTTTAGAGACTATGCGGATCTATGTTTCAAGGAATTTGGTGGAAAGGTGAAGAACTGGATCACGATCAACCAGCTGTACACAGTGCCTACGAGAGGCTATGCAATCGGAACAGATGCACCCGGTCGATGTTCTCCGGCGGTTGATGAGAGATGTTACGGCGGGAATTCTTCAACAGAACCATATATAGTTGCACATAACCAGCTTCTTGCTCATGCTGCGGCGGTCGATGTTTACAGGAGAAAATATAAGGTGAGAGTACGTGGGTTTGTGAATAGGTGTAGTCTTTACGTATATGACTATATCTAATCATATAATTATGGTATGCCGTGACCAACAGTTCCAAAAAGGGAAGATCGGACCAGTGATGATAACCAGATGGTTTCTTCCATTTGATGAGACTGATGCCAGCAGAGATGCAGCTGAGAGGATGAAAGAATTCTTCTTGGGATGGTAacgtatatgtatgtatatatcaacaaaaatgaAATGATTTTCTTATACGTATGTACGTCGACCAGGTTCATGGAGCCGCTAACAAAGGGTAGATACCCAGACATCATGAGGGAAATTGTGGGTAGTCGGCTTCCCAATTTCACGGAAGCAGAAGCGGAACTCGTTGCGGGTTCATATGATTTTCTTGGTCTCAACTACTACACCACTCAGTACGCCCAGGCAAAACCTAACCCAGTTACATGGGCAAATCACACTGCCATGATGGACCCAGGCGCAAAGCTCACATGTACCATTCTGTTTCCTCTTATAGTTACAACCTTTCTATATATAGATATCTCCttttaattataacatatatGTAAATTGTGAGTGACCACCAATTATTTCATCCTTGGGTTTACAGATAACAATTCACGTGGTGAAAATCTTGGTCCACTGGTACGTGCATGATCCACCCCTGTTActtctcaatatttttttttctttcttgtttatgGGTAATGGGTATAATATGTACGCTTCCTTTTCTCAGTTCGTTAAAGACGAAAAAAACGGGAATGCCTATTACTACCCAAAAGGCATCTATTACGTTATGGACTACTTCAAAACCAAATACAGTAACCCTTTGATCTATATCACTGAGAACGGTGACTACTACTCATCTCTTTTTTGCATATTAATTAAGTAAATGTGTGTTTCAAATAATGTATAGTTGTTGATGTACCATGATGGTCTAATTAGGATTTAGTACTCCCGGTGAAGAAAACCGTGACAAAGCTATTGCTGATTCCAAGCGGATCGATTATCTCTGCAGTCATCTATGTTTTCTCCGCAAGGTCATCAGGTGAGGGGAAgctactttatttttttctcttttgaattTGATGTATGGTCATCATCATGCATAGGCTTTGAATTATGATTTTTCCTGTTTCCAGGGAGAAGGGTGTCAACATAAAAGGATACTTTGCATGGGCTCTTGGAGATAATTATGAATTCTGCAAAGGTTTTACCGTTAGATTCGGACTTAGTTACGTTAACTGGACAGACCTCAATGATAGAAATCTCAAAGACTCTGGCAAATGGTACCAAAGCTTTATTAACGGTACCAATAAGAACCCTGCCAAACAATATTTCCGCCGCCCAAACCTCTCCTTCcagaaccagaagaagaagctcgCAGATGCATGAAACACTTTATCCCACCATCATGATCATCTTCATATCTCGACTACTTGCTTCATAGATAAGGAGCTTGTTGtactaaataaatattctaaTAAAAGATGATCATTTACTAATGAATATTTTCGTTTGAGTTCAATCCCTTCTTACCGCTTCAGTTACGTTTTACTTTGGATGATTAGGTTAggttttacaaattataaaacttGGCATGTCAGCTATTCATGTGAGATTTGTAGGTTTAGATAAGAGAGAGTCTATGTGTAAATGCGAGAACTAGCAAGAATAGTAACACAAAGTACACAAGAGAATATCTCTACAAAAAATATGTGTATTTACTagtatttttaaagtaaatttaCTGATATAAACCTTAGATTCTGTCAGCACTTGCCTCCAAGAAAACCCTAGATTCTTCAATTGCGACCTCCTCTGAGCTGAGCCTGAGTTCTGATATCAATTTGTTCAACTTCACGCTCAGATTACGACCTAGATCTTCTCGATTgcttgaatataaaaaaaacatgcaaGAAGACACGGTTTGTTCACCCGGTGTCCAACTCCTTTTTCGATGTAAGTAAGAGATATTCTCACCT
The nucleotide sequence above comes from Brassica napus cultivar Da-Ae chromosome A9, Da-Ae, whole genome shotgun sequence. Encoded proteins:
- the LOC106432973 gene encoding myrosinase-like gives rise to the protein MKLHGLALIGFLIAVVSCKAIEECRENEPFTCGNTDQLSSKSFPKDFIFGVASAAYQVEGGRGRGLNVWDGFTHRYPEKGGSDHGNGDTTCESYTRWQKDIDIIDELNATGYRFSFAWSRIIPKGKVSRGVNKGGIEYYHKLLDGLIAKNITPFVTLYHWDLPQTLQDEYEGFLNRTVIDDFRDYADLCFKEFGGKVKNWITINQLYTVPTRGYAIGTDAPGRCSPAVDERCYGGNSSTEPYIVAHNQLLAHAAAVDVYRRKYKFQKGKIGPVMITRWFLPFDETDASRDAAERMKEFFLGWFMEPLTKGRYPDIMREIVGSRLPNFTEAEAELVAGSYDFLGLNYYTTQYAQAKPNPVTWANHTAMMDPGAKLTYNNSRGENLGPLFVKDEKNGNAYYYPKGIYYVMDYFKTKYSNPLIYITENGFSTPGEENRDKAIADSKRIDYLCSHLCFLRKVIREKGVNIKGYFAWALGDNYEFCKGFTVRFGLSYVNWTDLNDRNLKDSGKWYQSFINGTNKNPAKQYFRRPNLSFQNQKKKLADA